Proteins from a genomic interval of Colletotrichum higginsianum IMI 349063 chromosome 6, whole genome shotgun sequence:
- a CDS encoding KilA-N domain-containing protein codes for MSSDRVPSLPLPAPHQAYSSGTSSPRVSSIGSISSSHIGSSSSFTSAASSNGPKTPSPTLPINSAIPGPSSQTIGGYEHYSAMNQPAADMYYSQHMSAGQAPPPQTVTSGNMSYHQPPPLQPSHLPQYAQQTQYAQPYGYTNGLTSPQNAPPAVNNGMGGQNVLPLPGVSNQGFQGFDTTGQVAPPGMKPRVTATLWEDEGSLCFQVEARGICVARREDNHMINGTKLLNVAGMTRGRRDGILKSEKVRHVVKIGPMHLKGVWIPFERALDFANKEKITELLYPLFVHNIGALLYHPTNQTRTNQVMAAAERRKQEQSQMRGAPQTGGPGLPSIQQHHHHSMGLPGPQQSLPSHANIGRPTLDRAHTFPTPPTSASSVMGGSMGTSDNGFQWAQSQGMTNAQAQNPMSIDTGLSNARSMPATPASTPPGSTIQNMQPYQQSGTQQYDNSRPMYNQSAQQSPYQTTNQASQDRSVYGQNDPYAKNDMGPPSARPATSGAPQDQKPPNGMMHSDQSASQPAGEEEAEHDHDAEYTHDSGAYDANRGSYNYSAPAVGTLPAEHQHLSPEMTGSPGHPPASGRATPRTAAAPQPYYSQQAGYSTPPRVAQQSSSNLYNVMSNDRNSAAAGGSDVYQPQADMGSMSNGYPSQLNGSASGIKRSRDDDDDLQRPLSGGGMDLKRRKTLINAAVPAYDTMARAPPVMAQQPQRR; via the exons ATGAGCAGCGATAGAGTTCCGTCTCTGCCATTGCCAGCTCCGCACCAGGCGTACTCGTCGGGTACCTCATCCCCTCGGGTCAGTTCCATTGGCTCTATTTCGAGCTCTCACATAGGCTCTAGTTCGTCTTTCACGTCGGCCGCATCCTCAAACGGTCCCAAAACGCCTTCTCCCACCCTGCCCATCAACTCGGCAATTCCTGGACCATCCAGCCAAACCATCGGCGGATACGAACATTACTCCGCCATGAATCAACCTGCAGCAGACATGTACTATTCGCAACATATGTCTGCCGGtcaggcgccgccgccccagacTGTCACCTCCGGCAACATGTCTTACCACCAACCCCCGCCGTTACAGCCAAGCCACTTGCCTCAATACGCCCAGCAGACCCAGTACGCCCAGCCGTACGGGTACACCAATGGCCTGACTTCGCCTCAGAACGCTCCTCCCGCTGTTAACAACGGAATGGGTGGCCAGAACGTCCTTCCTCTGCCTGGTGTTTCTAACCAGGGCTTTCAGGGCTTTGACACGACCGGCCAAGTAGCACCGCCTGGCATGAAGCCCAGAGTGACGGCTACCCTGTGGGAGGATGAGGGAAGTTTGTGCTTTCAGGTTGAGGCCAGAGGAATCTGCGTCGCGCGCAGAGAGG ACAATCACATGATCAATGGCACCAAACTGTTGAACGTTGCGGGAATGACCCGTGGTCGCCGCGATGGCATTCTCAAGAGCGAGAAAGTGAGACATGTCGTCAAGATTGGCCCCATGCACTTGAAGGGTGTTTG GATCCCGTTTGAGCGGGCTTTGGACTTCGCCAACAAGGAGAAGATCACCGAGCTACTCTATCCCCTATTCGTTCATAACATTGGTGCCTTGTTGTACCACCCTACGAACCAGACCCGCACCAACCAGGTCATGGCTGCTGCTGAACGTCGTAAACAAGAACAGAGCCAGATGCGTGGTGCTCCCCAAACAGGAGGGCCTGGTCTGCCGTCGattcagcagcatcatcaccACTCTATGGGCCTGCCAGGACCCCAGCAGTCCCTGCCATCCCATGCCAACATTGGCCGTCCCACTCTGGACCGGGCACACACATTCCCTACACCCCCCACCAGCGCCTCCAGCGTGATGGGTGGCAGTATGGGCACTTCAGACAACGGCTTCCAATGGGCCCAGTCTCAGGGCATGACCAATGCCCAGGCTCAAAACCCCATGTCTATTGATACGGGCTTGAGCAACGCTCGATCCATGCCCGCAACACCTGCTTCGACACCGCCGGGCTCGACTATCCAAAACATGCAGCCCTACCAGCAGTCTGGCACCCAACAATATGACAACTCGCGGCCTATGTACAACCAATCTGCTCAGCAGTCCCCCTACCAGACCACCAACCAGGCCTCGCAAGACCGCTCTGTCTACGGGCAGAACGATCCGTATGCCAAAAACGACATGGGTCCTCCGTCAGCACGGCCTGCCACCTCTGGTGCCCCTCAGGACCAAAAGCCCCCGAACGGCATGATGCACTCTGATCAGAGTGCTTCCCAGCCCgctggcgaggaagaggcagAGCATGATCACGATGCCGAGTACACTCATGACAGTGGCGCCTACGATGCCAATCGTGGTTCCTACAACTACTCTGCCCCTGCCGTTGGAACGCTTCCTGCTGAGCATCAACATTTGTCTCCCGAGATGACGGGCTCGCCTGGGCACCCGCCCGCATCTGGTCGTGCCACTCcccgcaccgccgccgcacccCAGCCCTACTATTCTCAGCAGGCTGGCTACAGCACTCCCCCGCGGGTCGCCCAACAGTCGTCCAGCAACCTGTACAACGTCATGAGCAACGACCGCAACTCGGCTGCTGCAGGTGGTAGTGACGTTTACCAACCCCAAGCGGATATGGGCTCCATGTCAAATGGATATCCCTCCCAGCTTAATGGCTCCGCCAGTGGCATCAAGCGCAGtcgcgacgatgacgacgaccttCAGCGTCCGCtcagcggcggtggcatgGATCTCAAGCGCAGGAAGACTTTGATCAACGCGGCCGTTCCTGCTTACGACACCATggctcgagctcctcctgtGATGGCCCAACAACCCCAGCGAAGGTAA